The genomic region GTAAAATCGCTGGTTCCTTCGTAGATGAAAGCGAAAATCAACACCGTATGGATCAGATCGGGCCGGAAGATGATCAGGTTTTCACCGTCGCTAGAGGCTCCGGTGCGGTCATCTTTGTCGAGCATGATGTACGGCTCGAAACGGTCTGAGCCGAAATTGTTGCCGAGCGACTGAATCACGCCCATCTGCCCGCTGTTCAGCACGAACATGCAGCCCAGGTCGAGGTCAGCGCCCGATGTCGCGCCAAAACCGAGGAATCCACCTTTGCTGCCGCCACGCTCCCAGTTCAGGTTCACGCGAATGGGGTCTTGGCCCCCGTCTTTGCGCAGTGAAATCTTGGTGCTTTGACCCTGCTTGTCCAGCGTGATTTTTTGCAGGCTGATGCTGGGCGGGGGCGGAGTGGGCGCAGCGGCGGGAGCCGGAGTGGGCGGTGGAGCAGCAACCGGAGTAGGCGGCGCAACCGGGGGCCGGGCCAGCGGCGACTCCTGCACCGTGCCGCCGAAATGCTTGACCAGTGCGTCCAGCCCGCCGTTGAAGCCTTGCCCGATGGCCCCAACTCGCCACACCTCCTTGAAATAAATGTCGAGCAACATGATGGCCCGCTGCTGCTGAAAATCGCGCCCGGTGACGCGGTAGGTCAGATGCTGGCCCGCGCCGCTGCTGAGGGTCACTTCGGCATGATCGATGGCGGCAAACGATCCCTGATCTACTGTGGACGCGAGGCTCAGACGGCGCACCGAGGTGGGCAGCTGCACCAGATTGATCTGAAAGACCTTTTCGTTGCGGGCACCGCTCTGCATGCTCAGTGCGCCTTCAGGACTCTTCGGCTGATTGAAAAACACCATGTAACGGTCATCGGAGAGCTTGCCCGCCGCGTCTAGGCCAAACAAAATCAGGTCATATTCAGGCGCGGGGCCAGTAACGCGTACCGTCAGCGTCAGAGCTGTTTGGGGGGTTAAAGCACTCAGGGGTGATTTTTGTCCAGTTTGAAAGGTCTGCATGGACTCCTTTTGGCTGTGGGTCAGTGCTCAGCTTCAGCGAAAGCAAAAAGCGGGCGGAGGCCAAGCAGCCCCACCCGCCTCCAAAAGACAAGTTTAGACGTTGACGCCGTAATTACGGGCCAGCGGCGCGAGGCCACCCGCGTAGCCCTGACCGACGGCTTTGAATTTCCAGTCGGCTCCATTGCGGTAGATCTCGCCGAAAATCATGGCGGTGTCGGTAGAGGCGTCTTCGGACAGGTCGTAGCGGGCGATTTCGCTGCCGTTGGCCTTGTTCAAAACGCGAATGTAAGCGTTGCCCACTTGCCCAAAGCTCTGGCCGCGCGTATCGGCCTGATCGATGGTGACACAGAGCGCGACTTTCTGCACTTCGGCAGGCACTTTGGTCAGATCCACGTCGAGGGTTTCATCGTCGCCGCTGCCTTCGCCAGTGAGGTTATCGCCGTTGTGGGTCACACTGCCGTCGGAAGAGACTTTGTTGTTGTAAAAAATGAAGTCGCCGTCGGCCCGTACTTTGGCGTCGTCCTTCAGCATAAATGCGCTGGCGTCAAGGTCGAACTGCTTGCCGTCGGTGGCGCGGGGGTCCCAGCCGAGGCCGATGACGATGGCCGTGAGGCCGGGTGCTTCTTTGGAAAGTGAAACGTTGCCGCCTTTAGAAAGTGATACTGCCATGTTGCCCTCCTGAAATGGGTGTGATGTGAAGTAGTGGTGCAGAACGAATCGAAAGCGCAGGATGAGACTCTACCTCTAGAATGTCGCTGTCAAAGCGTTCTGTCAATCACAATTGAGGAGACTCAAAGCTGGAGCGGTCTTTTGACATCTGATACTCATGCGCCGCGTGGGGCGACGAGTGGGTCAGAGGCCGAATTCAGCGGGCGTCAGCTTCAGCGCAAAAATCACGTCGCGCATCACTTTTTGCTCGTCGGGGCTGAATTCGCCGTCGGCATTGGCGATCACCAGGGCCAATTGCACCACGGCGCGGGCCTGATCCGGCTTGCCCGCCACACGCCCGATGACCTGCATCAATTCGATCTTGCCGAAGTCGAAGTCGGCAGTGATCTTGTTGCAAAAGTTGTCGTATTTGGTTTTCATATCGGCCACGTTGAAGGCCTTGAGCTTGTCGCTCGTGGTAATAAATTGAGCCGTGCGGGTGCGCTCGTTCTGATCGATTTTGCCGTCTGCCGCGCCAATGAGGGCACAGGCGGCCATCGTCGCGTCGGCAAAAGCGGTGTTGTTGAAGCGGCTCCACGTGTCCTGCGCTTCCTTGCCTGCCTGACTGCCCATCGCCTTGAGTTTATTGAGAAAGCTCATCGGTTCTCCTCTGGTGCGCTCTATAAGTGGTGCGGTGAATAAATGAGGTGATGGAAAACGAAACGTGGCTGCGGGGACAGCATCCCCTGCTTGCAGCATACCGCCCAGAATGTGAGTTTGAGGCTAATGTGAGGCCAAGCGATCCCTATCGATGAGCCGCCGTCATGGGAGCGTAAAGGTGCATTCAGGCTCCGTATGAACAAGGCGCACACCGCCGCTTTAGCGTGGGCACCATGCCACTGAAACCTGATCTTCCTGAGCCGGAATCTGTTCAAAAACGCGTTGGACTAGCGATTGTCGGGCTGGGCAAACTGAGTGCCGAGGAACTGATTCCAGCCATTCGTACCAGCAAACATACCCGTGTGGCCGCGCTGGTCACGTCTGATCTGGAGGAAGGCCACGCGTTTGCCCGCGCTTTTGATCTGACCGATGAGGACGTGTACTCCTACGATGATTTTGAGTCACTGAAAAACCGGGAAGACGTGGACGGCGTGTATATCGTGCTGCCCAACAGCCTGCACCGCGACTACACTGAGCGGGCCGCCCGCATGGGCAAGCATGTGCTGTGCGAAAAACCGCTGTCGGTGAACGCTGCCGATGCTCAGGCAATGGTGGATGCCTGCCGCGCCGCCGGGGTACAGCTGATGACGGCCTACCGCTGCCAATACACGCCGCACCATTGGGCCGCCCGCGACGCTGTGCAGGGCGGGAAACTTGGCCCTATCAAGTTGCTGGATTCCATGCATGTGCAAGTCGAAGAAGACGCCGAAGCGTGGCGCATGAAGCTGGACTTGGCAGGCGGCGGCCCTCTGCCCGACGTAGGCCTGTACAGCCTGAACATCCTGCGCTTCGTACTGGGCACCGAGCCGGAATGGGTTTTTGCCGCGCAGCATCAGCCCAAAAACGACTCCCGATTCCGCGAAGTAGAGGAATCGGTGTCGTTTATGCTGGGCTTTCCAGA from Deinococcus sp. QL22 harbors:
- a CDS encoding TerD family protein → MQTFQTGQKSPLSALTPQTALTLTVRVTGPAPEYDLILFGLDAAGKLSDDRYMVFFNQPKSPEGALSMQSGARNEKVFQINLVQLPTSVRRLSLASTVDQGSFAAIDHAEVTLSSGAGQHLTYRVTGRDFQQQRAIMLLDIYFKEVWRVGAIGQGFNGGLDALVKHFGGTVQESPLARPPVAPPTPVAAPPPTPAPAAAPTPPPPSISLQKITLDKQGQSTKISLRKDGGQDPIRVNLNWERGGSKGGFLGFGATSGADLDLGCMFVLNSGQMGVIQSLGNNFGSDRFEPYIMLDKDDRTGASSDGENLIIFRPDLIHTVLIFAFIYEGTSDFTRVGAHLTLKDPRGNEITVRLSNPDMRRTFCAIANIENVGGDIKITKEERYFSDHSTCDEHYGFGFNWSAGSK
- a CDS encoding tellurite resistance TerB family protein; translation: MSFLNKLKAMGSQAGKEAQDTWSRFNNTAFADATMAACALIGAADGKIDQNERTRTAQFITTSDKLKAFNVADMKTKYDNFCNKITADFDFGKIELMQVIGRVAGKPDQARAVVQLALVIANADGEFSPDEQKVMRDVIFALKLTPAEFGL
- a CDS encoding Gfo/Idh/MocA family protein — its product is MPLKPDLPEPESVQKRVGLAIVGLGKLSAEELIPAIRTSKHTRVAALVTSDLEEGHAFARAFDLTDEDVYSYDDFESLKNREDVDGVYIVLPNSLHRDYTERAARMGKHVLCEKPLSVNAADAQAMVDACRAAGVQLMTAYRCQYTPHHWAARDAVQGGKLGPIKLLDSMHVQVEEDAEAWRMKLDLAGGGPLPDVGLYSLNILRFVLGTEPEWVFAAQHQPKNDSRFREVEESVSFMLGFPDGIIANALTSYGAHKTTTLRVLGEEGSALMEPAFTYTGLSLILTDKDGQTIPAFGSYDQFGLEIDHFAERVRDGKTPWTPGEEGVQDHRIMDAIYQSARTGGRVQLEKYAGQDIFRGEKPQLPE
- a CDS encoding TerD family protein; protein product: MAVSLSKGGNVSLSKEAPGLTAIVIGLGWDPRATDGKQFDLDASAFMLKDDAKVRADGDFIFYNNKVSSDGSVTHNGDNLTGEGSGDDETLDVDLTKVPAEVQKVALCVTIDQADTRGQSFGQVGNAYIRVLNKANGSEIARYDLSEDASTDTAMIFGEIYRNGADWKFKAVGQGYAGGLAPLARNYGVNV